A genomic stretch from Plasmodium cynomolgi strain B DNA, chromosome 8, whole genome shotgun sequence includes:
- a CDS encoding Pv-fam-h protein (putative) — MKMNYGGANVITACGGGAQNVTSHDGYGDVEGLAGKCPRKGVKYAAFLKLFMFALFIWIVQVSHESTNRGVMRGTPQLAQAIVHKSANRLLAEPPMDFDEVYGTFKKHVLEKLGCDEEQCQTIKNSVKSYFDKIKWNVTDQQNAKESERESGGSNNASDKGNKEKKSYKYTGLFGSLIDLVLNYKLTSLTILILSLGYFKSRYLLVFMGVVILLNLSWELESLNKKLKIL, encoded by the exons aTGAAGATGAATTACGGTGGGGCAAATGTAATAACTGCCTGTGGAGGGGGGGCACAAAATGTAACTAGCCATGATGGGTATGGCGACGTTGAAGGTTTAGCAGGAAAATGTCCTCGAAAAGGGGTAAAGTATGCTGCCTTTTTAAAGCTTTTCATGTTTGCCCTGTTCATATGGATAGTGCAGGTTTCGCACGAG AGCACAAACCGTGGAGTCATGAGAGGGACCCCCCAGCTAGCACAAGCGATCGTACACAAAAGCGCTAACAGATTATTAGCAGAACCGCCAATGGATTTCGACGAAGTGTATGGGACATTCAAAAAACacgttttggaaaaattgggatGTGATGAAGAACAATGCCAAAcgataaaaaattctgtGAAGTCCTATTtcgataaaataaaatggaatgTGACAGATCAACAGAATGCAAAGGAATCTGAAAGGGAAAGTGGAGGATCAAATAATGCTTCGGATAAgggaaataaagaaaaaaagagttataaatatacagGACTTTTCGGTTCGCTCATAGATTTAGTTTTAAATTACAAGCTTACATCTCTCACCATTCTTATCCTATCTCTTGGATACTTCAAGTCTCGATACTTACTCGTCTTTATGGGCGTAGTTATACTACTAAATCTATCTTGGGAACTGGAAagcttaaataaaaaattgaaaattctGTAA
- a CDS encoding Pv-fam-h protein (putative), with protein MVFGKSKKSAYPGEEPTQYVTDRSNSDGSNTAKDSGRGKIMGVFSFCKVFTFALLLWLVQCFSMYSGASMKGQYNMGRAAAVRPSRLLGEPIIEFDTVFDLYQKSFLDKMGCDSNQKDQIRTMMKSYFDKIDLGALAQQFQQNPCSMLQCPPGMPGMFPPMKPGTCPPGFPGMCSPAFPGMCGPSNVSMLQGSNPNASKNADPEKKEGEEGTSNDGDNQETKKAQGGKREDEQKTQMIIPFDNSNNSPVLHYLNFFNFLWSTSFIIMSSIISACFGQFQLTMGLFSVLFLKGFNFVWTLKKMHDMFFPKKK; from the exons ATGGTTTTTGGGAAATCAAAAAAGAGTGCCTATCCTGGTGAGGAGCCAACACAGTATGTAACGGACAGATCAAATAGTGATGGTTCAAACACAGCAAAGGACAGTGGCAGAGGCAAAATAATGGGtgtcttttccttttgtaaAGTTTTCACATTTGCTCTCCTTTTGTGGCTAGTACAGTGTTTCAGCATG TACTCCGGCGCGTCCATGAAGGGTCAATACAACATGGGCAGAGCAGCTGCTGTAAGACCCAGTAGACTATTAGGAGAACCAATCATCGAATTCGACACAGTGTTCGATCTGTATCAGAAAAGCTTTTTAGACAAAATGGGATGCGATAGCAACCAGAAGGACCAAATTAGAACTATGATGAAATCATATTTCGATAAAATCGATTTGGGAGCCTTGGCTCAACAATTTCAACAAAACCCTTGTAGCATGTTGCAGTGTCCACCAGGAATGCCTGGAATGTTTCCACCTATGAAACCAGGTACATGCCCCCCAGGTTTTCCAGGAATGTGCTCACCTGCATTCCCCGGAATGTGCGGACCTTCCAATGTTTCCATGTTGCAAGGATCAAATCCAAATGCGAGTAAAAATGCAGACccagaaaagaaggaaggtGAAGAGGGCACTTCAAATGATGGTGATAAtcaagaaacaaaaaaagcacaaggtggaaaaagagaagatgaacaaaaaacACAGATGATAATCCCATTTGATAATAGTAACAATAGCCCTGTTTTACATTATTTGaactttttcaatttcttgtGGTCCACTTCCTTCATTATCATGAGCTCAATTATATCAGCATGCTTCGGACAGTTTCAACTTACTATGGGTTTATTTTCCGTATTATTTTTGAAAGGATTTAATTTTGTCTGGAccctcaaaaaaatgcacgatatgtttttcccaaaaaagaaataa
- a CDS encoding Pv-fam-h protein (putative) — translation WIAKSSNNDGHYEGANGAQNLGKSVTLRNGRLLSEQPKIEFDTVFSTFKDIGLAYYKIKYFVYTMMFIIGLNLFRELSSIFSKLRK, via the exons TGGATAGCAAAAAGTTCCAACAAT GATGGACACTACGAGGGCGCAAATGGCGCGCAAAACTTGGGAAAATCAGTGACCTTAAGAAATGGTAGATTGTTATCAGAGCAACCCAAAATAGAATTCGACACCGTGTTTAGCACATTCAAAGATA TTGGACTTGCTTACTATAAGATTAAATATTTCGTATATACCATGATGTTTATTATAGGGCTGAATTTATTTAGGGAATTAAGCAGCATCTTTAGTAAGCTGCGTAAA
- a CDS encoding Pvstp1 (putative) codes for MEAQATPSVAQETPLLHMSGEYNKWKTSVISDFISNFNNLNSVSKPKCKGIYRNLNYWLDDNRDEFVLNKAKLFGITSPEETWLTEIEKPLVEKIESLDYLSLFKRAPYKYPKNLRDVLGEVEEFLDERDIYVHELNIDCKSDEYLLFKDWIGRKKDYLTSLDDWHLVEKNKNDIPPALKSRFDVDNVFKSESYCRAGTAKGNSSKNLNYMKTYQPPNVNKDVTAVFHKDFWANFPQSLIYSNPMITVGIIVMQCLLLFFLFKKNFYSDSSSKKRRKPIRELSPDGEELYNPDGTINPAVLGRGNKSKNEYYAFYPVKPNKAKDTKEKKEKNVDDDGASSSGSEAKGLNKEEVENLKKQNLPDDIDVENLSKKNTYVFPNEHNDGLTIIDIYVPLHNNGEEVMELTKKEVLDVCRELFKNRKSEKKVADDDKELVKNGKKYVVL; via the exons ATGGAGGCCCAAGCAACACCAAGCGTAGCTCAAGAAACCCCACTTCTCCACATGTCTGGAGAATAcaacaaatggaaaacatCAGTTATTTCCGACTTTATTAGTAActtcaataatttaaatagtgTAAGTAAGCCAAAATGCAAAGGAATTTACAGAAACTTAAACTACTGGTTGGATGATAATCGAGACGAGTTTGTCCTCAACAAGGCTAAATTATTTGGCATCACATCTCCGGAAGAAACATGGCTAACAGAAATAGAGAAACCTTTGGTGGAAAAAATCGAGTCCCTAGATTATTTATCACTATTTAAAAGAGCCCCTTATAAGTATCCAAAAAATTTGAGAGATGTACTCGGTGAAGTAGAAGAGTTTCTAGACGAAAGAGATATATACGTTCACGAACTGAACATAGATTGTAAATCTGATGAGTATTTACTTTTCAAAGACTGGATTGGCAGAAAGAAAGATTACTTGACCAGCCTCGACGATTGGCACttggtagaaaaaaacaaaaatgacattcCCCCCGCACTCAAGTCAAGGTTCGACGTGGACAACGTATTCAAATCTGAGTCCTACTGCAGAGCTGGTACGGCAAAAGGGAAttcatcaaaaaatttaaattacaTGAAAACATATCAACCTCCCAATGTTAATAAAGACGTCACTGCCGTTTTCCATAAAGATTTTTGGGCCAATTTTCCCCAAAGCCTGATCTATTCAAACCCGATGATAACTGTCGGTATAATTGTTATGCAATGccttttgctctttttcctcttcaaaaAG AACTTCTATAGCGACTCTTCCAgcaaaaagagaagaaagcCTATAAGAGAGCTATCTCCTGATGGCGAGGAACTTTATAACCCAGACGGCACGATAAACCCTGCTGTACTTGGCAGAGGCAATAAatccaaaaatgaatactaCGCTTTTTACCCTGTTAAACCAAACAAGGCAAAAGatacgaaggaaaaaaaagagaaaaatgtcGATGATGATGGGGCTAGCTCGTCAGGAAGCGAAGCGAAAGGATTAAATAAAGAGGAAgtggaaaatttaaaaaaacaaaatttaccaGACGATATCGATGTAGaaaatttaagcaaaaaaaatacctacGTATTCCCAAATGAACACAACGATGGTCTGACCATCATCGATATATACGTCCCATTACACAACAATGGCGAAGAAGTGATGGAGTTGACTAAGAAAGAAGTTTTGGATGTCTGCAGGGAgctatttaaaaatagaaaatctgaaaaaaaagtggccgACGATGATAAAGAATTAGTCAAGAACGGAAAGAAATATGTTGTTCTCTAA
- a CDS encoding tryptophan-rich antigen (Pv-fam-a;~putative), which translates to MFERLEENWLLPKNDDFIKKEFASYSLLFSKDLEMNGGSNPNSSLYYMCIAMAFVLHYGLTCVINKNSFSKRELRRYHDSSYIDFEEIKKNDTSANSSNDKDYNRTNKIVDQIVIPNFENIENGTNSNITDQIVSHVRSEYFPNITNEKFAKIDGHTCSNVPGDSFSKFERKKFIHLTKHKFAKLPKLKIATQTRSKFSKIITPSQGNIDNETCPDVTSEKLFNLMKKKLPISESKKSPIIESKKSPIIESKKSPIIKSKKSPIIESKNSPNTITKKSPNVATKKSPNVATKKSPNVETNKSLNVATNKLSNVAANKSPNVTTNKSLSIEAKKATKVKIHSQTNTIKKKLLGAKTQPSQGEKKEGNRKEDSEKPKIEEHSEEWKIQQFQNWKNNLEKEYNAWKISLANDNNQWILQKNVVFENILNRIKERWKLWNINTLKDINEGIVRLKDLENEEQWSKWLDTNWKPYSKQIWIDLIDSYEKLYYHWIRTQWDKWKSRKMTEWMSQEWKVHEEEKWGEWETRKWAKYFQRKEKKEWIKWIRRNELEITEIRNWLKEKKIMNLQGDGWLNWDKWKQEKFDNLEEYMDSLKNKWLAEKKWMILTNASKEREQAGERDAPRGEKTDVKNAQQNSDKTDDQTDNQTNKQNLES; encoded by the exons atgTTTGAACGTCTGGAGGAAAATTGGCTTCTTCCCAAAAATGatgattttataaaaaaggaatttgcTTCATATAGCTTACTTTTCTCCAAGGATCTGGAAATGAATGGAGGAAGTAACCCCAATTCTTCATTATACTACATGTGTATTGCAATGGCTTTTGTTTTACACTATGGCTTAACGTGCGTTATTAACAAG AACTCCTTCAGTAAAAGGGAACTTCGTAGATACCATGACTCGTCATACATCGATTttgaggaaattaaaaaaaatgatacgAGCGCAAATTCATCCAACGATAAAGATTACAACCgaacaaacaaaattgtCGATCAAATTGTAATCccaaattttgaaaacatAGAAAATGGAACTAATTCTAACATAACGGACCAAATTGTTTCTCACGTAAGGAGCGAATATTTTCCAAACATAACAAacgaaaaatttgcaaaaatagatGGCCATACATGTTCAAATGTTCCGGGAGATAGCTTTTCCAAattcgaaagaaaaaaatttatacatttaacaaaacacaaatttgcaaaactcccaaaattgaaaattgcAACACAAACTAGATCCAAATTTTCTAAGATAATTACACCTAGTCAAGGTAACATAGATAACGAAACCTGCCCCGACGTAACCAGCGAAAAGTTATTTAAtctgatgaaaaaaaaattgccaatcAGTGAATCTAAAAAATCGCCAATCATTGAATCTAAAAAATCGCCAATCATTGAATCTAAAAAATCGCCAATCATTAAATCTAAAAAATCGCCAATCATTGAATCTAAAAACTCTCCAAACACAATAACGAAAAAATCGCCAAACgtggcaacaaaaaaatcgccaaacgtggcaacaaaaaaatcgcCAAACGTGGAAACAAATAAATCGCTTAACGTGGCAACAAATAAATTGTCTAACGTGGCAGCAAATAAATCGCCTAACGTGACAACAAATAAATCACTTAGCATAGAAGCAAAGAAAGCGACTAAG GTAAAAATACACTCACAAACGAATAcgattaagaaaaaattattaggAGCTAAAACACAGCCATctcaaggagaaaaaaaagaaggtaaCAGAAAAGAGGATTCGGAAAAACCAAAAATAGAAGAACACTCGGAGGAATGGAAAATACAACAATttcaaaattggaaaaacaatttggaaaaagaaTACAATGCCTGGAAAATTTCACTAGCGAATGATAACAACCAGTGGATTCTTCAGAAAAATGTAGTATTTGAAAATATCCTGAATAGGATAAAGGAAAGATGGAAATTATGGAATATAAACACTCTGAAAGATATTAATGAGGGTATAGTTAGGTTAAAAGATttggaaaatgaagaacagtGGAGTAAGTGGTTAGACACAAATTGGAAACCGTATAGTAAGCAAATATGGATTGACCTCATAGATTCGTatgaaaaattgtattatCATTGGATACGTACCCAATGGGATAAATGGAAATCAAGAAAAATGACCGAATGGATGTCACAAGAATGGAAAGTtcacgaagaagaaaagtgGGGAGAATGGGAAACTCGGAAATgggcaaaatattttcaacgcaaagagaaaaaggaatggaTCAAATGGATTAGAAGAAATGAATTGGAAATCACCGAGATAAGGAACTGgctaaaggaaaaaaaaattatgaatttgCAAGGCGATGGCTGGTTAAATTGGGATAAGTGGAAGCAGGAAAAGTTCGATAATTTGGAGGAATATATGGATTCcctgaaaaataaatggctCGCGGAGAAGAAGTGGATGATCTTGACGAATGCGTCAAAGGAACGGGAACAGGCTGGAGAGCGAGACGCGccaagaggggaaaaaacggatgtaaaaaatgcacagcAAAATAGTGATAAAACTGACGATCAAACTGATAATCAAACTAACAAACAGAATTTGGAAAGTTAA